One genomic region from Streptomyces sp. NBC_00582 encodes:
- a CDS encoding PhzF family phenazine biosynthesis protein, translating to MRYHHVDVFTGRPYNGNSLAVFQDRAGLTGDQMQRITRELRHFESVFLAREETEEGGPRWQARVFDLAEELDFAGHPVIGAACVLHALHGAGAHGTWTLRLRARTVTVATERRGPGRYASVLDQGRAAFLGRPDTAAVGDLAAWFGLDADDLDPDLPPEVVSTGLRYLVLPVRPGVLARARITSDITGRLAALGAQFAYVLDVAGLEARHWNNDGLTEDVATGSGAGCAAAYLRRHGRIGDGTTVTLRQGRFTGRAGEMTIGAHGHGEDIPSVRVGGEVAFVGEGRLDALPR from the coding sequence ATGCGCTACCACCACGTCGACGTCTTCACCGGTCGGCCCTACAACGGCAACAGCCTCGCGGTCTTCCAGGACCGCGCCGGGCTCACCGGGGACCAGATGCAGCGGATCACCCGGGAGCTGCGCCACTTCGAGTCGGTCTTCCTCGCGAGGGAGGAGACGGAGGAGGGCGGCCCCCGCTGGCAGGCGCGGGTCTTCGACCTCGCCGAGGAGTTGGACTTCGCCGGACATCCGGTCATCGGCGCCGCCTGTGTGCTGCACGCCCTGCACGGCGCCGGCGCGCACGGGACGTGGACACTGCGGCTGAGGGCCCGCACGGTGACGGTGGCCACGGAGCGGCGCGGGCCCGGGCGGTACGCGAGCGTGCTCGACCAGGGCCGGGCCGCCTTCCTCGGCCGTCCGGACACGGCTGCGGTCGGAGATCTGGCCGCGTGGTTCGGGCTCGACGCGGACGACCTGGACCCGGACCTGCCCCCGGAGGTCGTCTCGACTGGGCTGCGCTATCTGGTGCTCCCGGTCCGCCCGGGCGTCCTGGCCCGTGCCCGCATCACCTCCGACATCACCGGCCGGCTGGCCGCGCTCGGCGCGCAGTTCGCGTACGTCCTCGACGTCGCCGGCCTGGAGGCGCGGCACTGGAACAACGACGGTCTGACCGAGGACGTGGCCACCGGCAGCGGAGCGGGGTGCGCCGCCGCCTACCTGCGCCGCCACGGCCGTATCGGCGACGGGACGACCGTGACCCTGCGCCAGGGACGGTTCACCGGACGCGCCGGCGAGATGACGATCGGCGCCCACGGCCATGGGGAGGACATCCCGTCCGTACGGGTCGGCGGCGAGGTCGCCTTCGTCGGTGAGGGCCGCCTGGACGCGCTGCCCCGATGA
- a CDS encoding CbtB domain-containing protein, which translates to MAQHVAQPTTAAPAVPAKLPLRDIAPWAVFFGILMLVLLYFVGAEQGATSVVSGEGVHEWVHDARHLLGFPCH; encoded by the coding sequence ATGGCGCAGCACGTCGCCCAGCCGACCACCGCCGCACCCGCCGTTCCCGCCAAGCTGCCGCTGAGGGACATCGCCCCCTGGGCGGTCTTCTTCGGCATCCTGATGCTGGTCCTGCTGTACTTCGTCGGCGCCGAACAGGGCGCCACCTCCGTCGTCTCCGGCGAGGGAGTCCACGAGTGGGTGCACGACGCCCGCCACCTGCTCGGCTTCCCCTGCCACTGA